One window from the genome of Hyphomonas neptunium ATCC 15444 encodes:
- a CDS encoding DUF3137 domain-containing protein: MTDDTTPKAPSPADKSVLDALSGLPKEFQGFGQIFEERIRPALLEREADRIKAAKRAILCRWIAGGVFLAGIAIAAVTQQIWVGFIGGFLGIVAYAGGEHGITKFSKEAKSLIVLPIAEQLGLNFTADPGEVASIRRHKELGVVPGWDRAKYEDFITGVRREVNFELFEAHLEERRTTTDSKGRTRTTWVTVFKGQCLRLDFHKTFYGRTLITRDAGFFNRFGGGGSKGMQRASLEDPTFEKIFEVYTTDQVESRYLLTPDVMQKLVDIENAFKGGKLKACFDGGECLITVQGGNLFEPGSMFKPLDSADRVRDLLKDFEAVFNIIDEITAGQIRVEQHHD; this comes from the coding sequence ATGACGGATGACACAACCCCCAAGGCGCCCTCCCCGGCAGACAAATCAGTTCTGGATGCATTGTCAGGCCTCCCGAAAGAGTTTCAGGGCTTCGGGCAGATCTTCGAGGAACGCATCCGCCCCGCCTTGCTGGAGCGGGAAGCTGACCGGATCAAGGCGGCCAAACGGGCCATCCTGTGCCGCTGGATTGCCGGGGGTGTCTTCCTTGCCGGCATCGCGATCGCTGCCGTGACCCAGCAGATATGGGTCGGCTTCATCGGCGGATTTCTGGGCATTGTCGCCTATGCCGGCGGCGAACACGGCATCACCAAATTTTCCAAAGAGGCAAAGTCGCTGATCGTCCTGCCCATCGCAGAACAACTCGGCCTGAATTTCACCGCTGATCCGGGGGAGGTCGCGTCCATCAGACGCCACAAGGAACTCGGTGTCGTACCCGGCTGGGACCGCGCCAAGTATGAGGATTTCATCACAGGCGTTCGCCGTGAGGTGAATTTTGAGCTGTTCGAAGCTCACCTCGAGGAGCGGCGTACAACGACAGACTCCAAAGGCCGGACACGCACCACCTGGGTCACCGTCTTCAAGGGCCAGTGCCTGCGGCTGGACTTTCACAAAACCTTCTATGGCCGCACACTGATCACCCGCGATGCCGGATTCTTCAACCGCTTTGGCGGCGGCGGAAGCAAAGGCATGCAGCGCGCCAGCCTGGAAGACCCCACCTTTGAAAAGATCTTTGAAGTCTACACCACCGATCAGGTGGAAAGCCGTTACCTGCTGACACCGGATGTCATGCAGAAACTGGTGGATATCGAAAACGCCTTCAAAGGCGGGAAACTGAAGGCCTGTTTTGATGGCGGCGAATGCCTGATTACCGTTCAGGGTGGCAACCTCTTCGAGCCCGGCAGCATGTTCAAACCGCTGGACAGCGCTGACCGTGTCCGCGATCTGCTCAAGGATTTTGAAGCGGTCTTCAACATCATCGATGAGATCACCGCCGGGCAGATCAGGGTGGAACAGCACCACGATTGA
- a CDS encoding GNAT family N-acetyltransferase: MPINLTSLKVRDAGPGDLAALTALSQKTFTDKFGQLYNPEDLAAFLEESHGMDAYRGYLTGPENLVRVAEYGDGKLGAYLLCSPLSLPAEGALPGAVEMKRLYVDTPLQGEGLGSRFVDEALAWARKRNAPEMYLSVFSENFGAQRLYARYGWEKVGEFIFPVGRHEDLEFLLRLKL, from the coding sequence ATGCCGATTAATCTGACGTCCCTCAAGGTGCGCGATGCCGGGCCGGGAGACCTTGCCGCGCTCACCGCCCTCTCGCAGAAAACGTTCACGGACAAGTTCGGGCAGCTTTACAACCCGGAAGACCTCGCGGCCTTTCTTGAAGAATCCCATGGGATGGATGCCTATCGGGGCTATCTGACCGGCCCGGAAAATCTTGTCCGTGTCGCCGAATATGGCGATGGCAAGCTCGGCGCCTACCTCCTGTGCAGCCCGCTCTCACTGCCCGCGGAGGGCGCATTGCCCGGCGCAGTGGAGATGAAGCGCCTCTATGTCGATACCCCGCTTCAGGGCGAGGGCCTCGGCTCGCGCTTTGTCGATGAAGCGCTGGCCTGGGCGCGCAAGCGGAACGCGCCAGAGATGTATCTCAGCGTATTTTCGGAAAATTTCGGCGCCCAACGCCTTTACGCCCGTTATGGCTGGGAGAAGGTTGGCGAGTTCATCTTCCCGGTCGGCCGTCACGAAGATCTCGAATTCCTGCTCCGTCTGAAACTCTGA
- a CDS encoding isoaspartyl peptidase/L-asparaginase family protein, which produces MKRLTHVALALSGLIVSACASASSEPIAAPASATPEWRLVIHGGAGVILPGSMTPEMEAAYIAALNVSLEAGAAVLREGGSALDAVEAAVLTMEDDALFNAGLGAVFTAEGTHELDASIMDGRDRNAGAVAGVMRVKNPIKAARAVMEKSEHVMFAAEGADAFAQDQGLEMVDNTYFDTDRRREALDRVLRERARTAADRHGTVGAVAMDLEGNLAAATTTGGMTAKAAGRVGDAPLIGAATYAENGVCAVSATGHGEYFIRVGVAKTICDRVKLGGEDVKTAAGVALGEVAALGGDGGVIVIGGTGDYGFVFNSAGMYRGWIDASGSGTAIYGQDDAD; this is translated from the coding sequence ATGAAGAGACTGACGCATGTTGCCCTCGCCCTCAGTGGACTGATCGTGAGCGCCTGCGCCAGTGCCTCTTCTGAGCCAATAGCCGCCCCTGCCTCTGCGACGCCCGAGTGGCGCCTCGTGATCCATGGCGGGGCCGGCGTGATCCTGCCTGGCTCCATGACGCCTGAAATGGAGGCGGCCTATATTGCCGCGCTGAACGTCTCGCTTGAGGCGGGCGCCGCCGTGCTGCGCGAAGGCGGCAGCGCGCTTGACGCCGTTGAAGCCGCCGTGCTGACGATGGAAGACGACGCGCTGTTCAATGCCGGGCTAGGCGCCGTCTTCACGGCTGAAGGCACGCACGAACTTGACGCCTCCATCATGGATGGACGCGACCGGAATGCGGGCGCCGTGGCCGGCGTGATGCGCGTGAAAAATCCGATCAAAGCGGCCCGCGCCGTCATGGAAAAATCCGAACACGTCATGTTTGCGGCCGAAGGCGCCGATGCGTTTGCGCAGGACCAGGGCCTCGAGATGGTGGACAACACATATTTCGATACCGACCGCCGCCGCGAAGCGCTGGACCGTGTCCTGCGCGAGCGGGCCCGCACCGCCGCAGATCGTCACGGTACGGTGGGCGCCGTCGCCATGGACCTTGAAGGCAACCTCGCCGCCGCCACCACCACGGGCGGCATGACCGCCAAAGCCGCAGGCCGCGTGGGCGACGCGCCTTTGATTGGCGCAGCCACCTATGCCGAAAACGGCGTGTGCGCGGTCTCCGCCACCGGGCATGGCGAATATTTCATCCGCGTCGGCGTTGCCAAAACGATCTGCGACCGCGTGAAACTTGGCGGGGAAGACGTGAAGACCGCCGCTGGCGTTGCGCTGGGTGAAGTGGCCGCGCTGGGCGGAGATGGCGGCGTCATCGTGATCGGCGGAACGGGCGATTATGGCTTCGTGTTCAACTCCGCCGGCATGTATCGCGGCTGGATCGATGCGTCAGGGTCGGGCACAGCTATCTATGGCCAAGACGATGCCGATTAA